In Bradyrhizobium sp. 1(2017), one DNA window encodes the following:
- a CDS encoding DUF3606 domain-containing protein has product MDVSDNLTKRAQPDRSKINMHEAHEVKYWTHALGVTREELQKAIDKVGNSAATVRKELGKETNAQ; this is encoded by the coding sequence ATGGACGTGTCTGATAATCTCACCAAGCGTGCTCAACCTGACCGCAGCAAAATAAACATGCATGAGGCTCACGAGGTAAAGTACTGGACGCACGCCCTCGGCGTGACCCGTGAAGAGCTACAGAAAGCAATCGATAAGGTGGGCAACTCCGCAGCTACGGTCCGTAAGGAGTTGGGCAAAGAGACAAATGCGCAATGA
- a CDS encoding NRAMP family divalent metal transporter, with protein MDAAIEPKVQKRKTFRIRNFLSTLGPGLITGASDDDPSGIGTYSQAGAQLGFGIGWTMLLSYPLMTAIQEISGRIGRVTGHGIAGNVCRNLGPGYIWSLVGLLFVANTINIAADLGAMADALKLLIGGPGIAYVVLFGAVSVLAQIFFNYDRYVKVLKWLTLSLFAYVIALAVVKVPWGDALKGILIPHVSWDAGFLTTLVAILGTTISPYLFIWQSSQEAEEQRIDNNKKPLKKDASDAPEEFRRIRLDTMIGMAFSNLIALSIIVTTASTLHAQGKTDIESSAQAAEALKPIAGPFAEFIFALGIVGTGLLAIPVLAGSTAYAIGEGRRWTVGLSRKPKEAIAFYSVLALSGLCGIGLNFTPIDPIKALYWSAVVNGVLAAPVMVVLMMLVRRPKVMGELVVRGPLYWLGWAATAAMALCIVGMVATMFMSSSS; from the coding sequence ATGGATGCGGCGATCGAGCCAAAGGTTCAGAAGCGAAAGACCTTCCGCATCCGCAACTTTCTGTCCACGTTGGGACCAGGCCTCATCACGGGGGCGTCCGACGACGATCCGTCCGGAATAGGCACCTACAGCCAGGCCGGAGCGCAGCTCGGTTTCGGCATTGGTTGGACCATGCTGCTCTCCTATCCGCTCATGACTGCGATCCAAGAGATTTCGGGACGGATAGGGCGGGTGACTGGCCACGGCATCGCCGGCAACGTTTGCCGAAATCTCGGCCCGGGCTACATCTGGAGCCTCGTGGGGCTCCTCTTCGTGGCCAACACGATCAATATCGCCGCCGATCTCGGGGCCATGGCGGATGCCCTCAAGCTTCTGATCGGCGGCCCCGGCATCGCCTACGTGGTGCTATTCGGCGCCGTGTCGGTTCTTGCCCAGATTTTCTTCAACTACGACCGATACGTTAAGGTTCTGAAGTGGCTGACGCTCAGCCTGTTCGCTTACGTGATCGCACTCGCCGTCGTGAAGGTGCCTTGGGGCGATGCTCTGAAGGGCATTCTGATTCCCCACGTGAGTTGGGATGCCGGCTTCCTGACGACCCTCGTCGCCATCCTGGGAACGACGATATCGCCGTATCTCTTCATATGGCAGTCTTCGCAGGAAGCAGAGGAGCAGCGGATCGACAACAACAAGAAGCCTTTGAAGAAGGATGCTTCCGATGCGCCGGAAGAATTTCGGCGGATCCGGCTGGATACCATGATCGGCATGGCCTTCTCTAACCTCATCGCGCTCTCCATCATCGTCACGACCGCATCGACACTTCATGCCCAGGGCAAGACCGACATCGAGAGTTCGGCACAGGCAGCGGAAGCCCTGAAACCGATTGCCGGTCCGTTCGCCGAGTTCATCTTCGCGCTCGGCATCGTCGGAACCGGGCTCTTGGCGATTCCCGTCCTGGCCGGCTCCACTGCATACGCCATCGGGGAAGGACGTCGCTGGACGGTCGGCCTGTCTCGTAAGCCGAAGGAGGCTATCGCGTTCTACTCCGTGCTGGCACTTTCGGGCCTCTGCGGGATCGGGCTCAACTTTACTCCGATCGATCCGATCAAGGCTCTCTATTGGAGCGCTGTGGTCAACGGCGTGCTTGCCGCGCCCGTCATGGTGGTCCTGATGATGCTCGTCCGGCGACCGAAGGTCATGGGCGAGCTTGTCGTCAGAGGACCGTTGTATTGGTTAGGCTGGGCTGCGACCGCTGCGATGGCGCTGTGCATCGTGGGCATGGTCGCCACGATGTTCATGAGCTCATCATCCTAG
- a CDS encoding PRC-barrel domain-containing protein yields the protein MKSFLSVALLGAAVIGGSAFAQSTQPADRAAPAVTSQPSNAKMALKGSWRASKLMGLNVYNEANEKLGDVNELLVDKSGKIEAVVIGIGGFLGMGEHDIAVSMDKLKFVEEPVQTSSTSTASTGAASSNATNRNANDWVPDHAVMSGNREQLKALPQFKYSDYN from the coding sequence ATGAAAAGTTTTCTTTCCGTTGCTTTGCTTGGTGCTGCCGTGATCGGTGGTTCTGCGTTCGCGCAATCCACCCAGCCTGCGGATCGCGCTGCGCCGGCGGTGACCAGTCAGCCCTCCAACGCGAAGATGGCGCTCAAGGGAAGCTGGCGCGCCTCGAAGCTGATGGGCCTGAACGTCTACAACGAAGCCAACGAGAAGCTCGGCGATGTCAACGAGCTGCTAGTCGACAAGAGCGGCAAGATCGAAGCCGTGGTGATTGGCATCGGCGGCTTCTTGGGAATGGGCGAGCACGACATCGCCGTGTCCATGGACAAATTGAAATTCGTCGAAGAGCCGGTCCAAACCAGCTCGACCAGCACCGCGAGCACCGGGGCGGCGTCGAGCAACGCGACGAATCGCAATGCGAACGATTGGGTACCCGATCACGCCGTCATGAGCGGCAACAGGGAGCAGTTAAAGGCACTGCCGCAGTTCAAATACTCGGACTACAACTGA
- a CDS encoding glycosyltransferase family 4 protein yields the protein MRIAQLAPLAESVPPKLYGGTERVIAWLVDELVELGHDVTLFASGDSNTKGKLHPVWPRALRLGRRGVDPNAACALLIEAIAEHAASFDLVHSHVDWLPLPVLSRTGVPYLTTMHGRLDLPGLAEVIGAFPNAAFASISDNQRQPLPDANWIATIQHGLPKDLFRPSYERGSYLAFLGRLTAEKGPEDAMRIARATGMPLRIAAKIPRAETTYFKKKLEPDMDGERIQLVGEVDESRKQPFLAGAAALLFPINWPEPFGLVMIEAMACGTPVIAYRSGSVPEVVEDGVTGFIVDNAEEAVRAVNDLGRLDRRVVRTRFEERFTSIRMAKDYESRYREVVARARGPS from the coding sequence ATGCGGATCGCCCAGCTTGCTCCGTTGGCCGAGAGCGTCCCACCGAAACTTTATGGCGGGACGGAGCGCGTAATCGCCTGGCTGGTGGACGAATTGGTCGAGCTCGGACACGACGTTACCTTGTTCGCAAGTGGTGATTCGAACACGAAGGGAAAGCTCCACCCGGTGTGGCCCCGAGCTCTGCGACTGGGACGGAGGGGGGTGGATCCGAACGCCGCCTGCGCGCTGCTGATCGAAGCCATTGCCGAACATGCCGCCAGCTTCGACCTAGTCCACTCTCACGTCGACTGGCTGCCGCTTCCGGTGTTGAGCCGGACGGGCGTGCCGTATCTCACGACGATGCACGGCCGTCTCGACCTTCCCGGGCTGGCCGAGGTCATTGGGGCCTTTCCGAATGCGGCCTTCGCCTCGATCTCCGACAATCAGCGTCAGCCTCTTCCGGACGCGAATTGGATCGCGACGATCCAGCACGGTCTGCCGAAGGATCTCTTTCGGCCCTCCTATGAGCGCGGTTCGTACCTGGCCTTTCTGGGGCGGCTGACGGCGGAAAAGGGACCCGAAGACGCCATGCGCATCGCACGTGCTACCGGGATGCCGCTGAGGATCGCCGCCAAGATACCTCGCGCGGAGACGACATACTTCAAGAAGAAGCTCGAACCGGACATGGACGGCGAGCGGATCCAACTTGTCGGAGAAGTGGACGAGTCCCGGAAGCAACCATTTCTCGCTGGAGCCGCGGCATTGTTGTTTCCGATCAATTGGCCCGAGCCGTTCGGCCTCGTCATGATCGAAGCGATGGCCTGCGGGACGCCTGTCATCGCCTACCGCTCTGGCTCCGTTCCCGAAGTGGTGGAGGACGGCGTCACCGGCTTTATCGTCGACAACGCGGAGGAAGCGGTCAGGGCGGTGAACGATCTCGGCCGACTGGACCGGAGAGTGGTTCGCACCCGGTTTGAGGAGCGCTTTACATCAATCCGGATGGCGAAGGATTATGAATCCCGATATCGCGAGGTGGTCGCTCGGGCGAGGGGGCCGTCCTGA
- a CDS encoding DUF5996 family protein yields MSAIWPEIPFEAWRETCSALHLYCQVVGKYRLARTPWVNHSWHATFYVNARGLTTSLVPDASGIEITFDLSRHIVIGEASDGRQVEMALGPMSVADFHARFCELVGRLGGTPEFDGRPNEVPDPILFQDDRQIRPYDADAATRFFRALVAINGVFHRFRTGFTGKVSPVHLFWGSFDLAVTRFSGRPAPLHPGGVPGLPDEVTREAYSDEVSSAGFWPGGGGTEFAAFYSYAYPTPNGFADEQILPAGAYFDQKLGEYLLAYEVVRKSGDPEATLMSFLESTYRAAADVGRWDRAALECPIGRPLRPRPLDRKG; encoded by the coding sequence ATGAGCGCGATTTGGCCGGAAATCCCCTTCGAGGCATGGCGCGAAACCTGTTCCGCGCTTCATTTGTATTGCCAAGTTGTCGGCAAGTATCGGCTCGCGAGGACGCCGTGGGTCAACCATTCATGGCACGCGACTTTCTACGTGAATGCTCGTGGGCTCACGACTTCACTGGTTCCAGACGCCTCAGGTATCGAGATCACCTTCGATCTCTCCCGTCATATCGTGATCGGAGAGGCCTCTGACGGGCGCCAGGTTGAAATGGCGCTCGGGCCGATGTCCGTTGCCGACTTTCACGCCCGGTTCTGCGAGTTGGTGGGACGTCTCGGCGGGACACCGGAATTCGACGGCCGGCCCAATGAAGTGCCCGATCCGATTCTCTTCCAGGACGACCGTCAGATCCGACCCTATGATGCAGACGCCGCGACGCGGTTCTTCAGGGCCCTGGTTGCGATCAACGGTGTGTTTCATCGGTTTCGGACGGGCTTCACCGGAAAGGTCAGTCCGGTCCATCTCTTTTGGGGCAGCTTCGATCTCGCAGTGACGCGCTTCTCCGGACGTCCTGCTCCGCTTCATCCGGGTGGCGTACCGGGTTTGCCGGACGAAGTGACGCGCGAGGCCTACAGTGATGAAGTCTCATCCGCCGGCTTCTGGCCGGGCGGAGGCGGCACAGAGTTTGCGGCTTTCTACTCCTATGCCTATCCCACCCCGAACGGCTTTGCCGACGAACAGATTTTGCCGGCGGGCGCATATTTCGATCAGAAGCTCGGAGAATATCTTCTGGCCTACGAGGTTGTGAGGAAGTCGGGCGATCCGGAGGCGACGCTCATGTCGTTTCTGGAAAGCACCTATCGAGCGGCAGCCGATGTCGGCCGCTGGGATCGTGCCGCGCTCGAATGTCCGATTGGTCGCCCCCTTCGGCCCCGCCCTCTGGACAGGAAGGGATGA
- a CDS encoding helix-turn-helix transcriptional regulator, with product MLGDNLAAATFNAPRLSSSPIDWSKVLYRPSEIQAKSSREETGFRMMQLPDLRINYEPLDPDFLDRPVVSIAIETRQNDDELPMHTHRKGQLVVASRGSVMCRAPDGLWIVPPQGAVWIPGGVQHSNCVSSFGKIYCVFIDSRAMKLPSECCTFTISPLVRELIDRLASFPPLYPVGGPTSRLAQVLLDELVQMDSEQMYLPISRDIRLQQLATALLRDPGDRSTLDEWAERYAMSERTLARLIQKQTGLTFGRWRQRLHILVALQRLSVGKSVQTVSQDLGYETPSAFITMFKKALGKSPRRYLADRKMSGTSTTP from the coding sequence ATGCTTGGTGACAATCTCGCAGCAGCAACGTTCAATGCGCCGAGGTTGTCGAGCAGCCCCATTGATTGGAGCAAGGTCTTGTACCGTCCATCTGAAATCCAGGCAAAATCCTCACGTGAGGAAACCGGCTTTCGCATGATGCAACTACCGGACCTACGAATCAACTACGAGCCGCTCGATCCCGACTTTCTCGATCGTCCGGTTGTCTCCATCGCCATCGAGACACGACAAAACGACGACGAACTTCCGATGCACACGCATCGGAAGGGGCAGCTGGTCGTCGCCTCGCGCGGTTCAGTCATGTGCCGGGCGCCCGACGGGCTATGGATCGTTCCGCCGCAGGGCGCCGTCTGGATCCCCGGTGGCGTGCAGCACAGCAATTGCGTCTCCTCATTCGGCAAGATCTATTGCGTCTTCATCGATTCCCGAGCGATGAAGCTGCCGTCCGAATGCTGCACATTCACGATCTCGCCACTTGTGCGTGAGCTGATCGACAGGCTTGCCTCTTTCCCGCCTTTATATCCCGTAGGCGGGCCGACCAGTCGGCTCGCGCAGGTCCTACTCGACGAATTGGTGCAGATGGATTCCGAGCAGATGTATCTGCCAATCTCACGCGACATTCGCCTGCAACAGCTGGCGACCGCTTTACTGCGAGATCCCGGCGACCGCAGCACGCTCGACGAATGGGCGGAGCGCTATGCGATGAGCGAACGAACGCTAGCGCGCCTCATCCAAAAGCAGACGGGTCTGACGTTCGGCCGCTGGCGCCAGCGTCTGCATATCCTGGTCGCGCTCCAGCGGCTGTCGGTGGGAAAATCGGTTCAGACGGTGTCGCAGGATCTCGGCTACGAGACGCCGAGCGCCTTCATTACCATGTTCAAGAAAGCGTTGGGCAAGAGCCCCCGCCGATACCTGGCCGATCGAAAGATGAGCGGCACCTCGACCACCCCCTGA
- a CDS encoding ABC transporter ATP-binding protein has product MQVISGRGSVPSEPLLTVQSLTVGYGGSVALNGVSLCIYPEELLSVVGANGAGKTSLIRSVAGVVRPLDGEIRWRGTNIAGLPPWEICELGIAQVPEGRELFRNLSVEENLLIGGSLKRARARRSGNMQQVYGLFPRLLERRLQAAGTLSGGEQQMLAIGRAIMAEPELIMLDEPSIGLSPALTSAMFDIVKMLHAKKTTILLVEQNVADSLSIGDRGYVLENGNVVLEGTGAALLSNQDVRRAYLGL; this is encoded by the coding sequence TTGCAGGTTATCTCGGGGAGGGGTTCCGTGCCTAGCGAGCCGCTTCTCACTGTGCAGTCTCTGACGGTCGGCTACGGCGGATCCGTTGCCCTCAACGGCGTGTCGCTCTGTATCTATCCGGAAGAGCTGCTGAGCGTCGTCGGCGCAAATGGCGCCGGCAAGACATCTCTCATCCGGTCGGTCGCGGGCGTCGTACGGCCGTTGGATGGAGAGATACGTTGGCGGGGCACCAACATTGCGGGCCTTCCACCGTGGGAGATCTGCGAACTAGGCATCGCACAAGTGCCCGAAGGGCGCGAGTTGTTTCGAAACCTTTCGGTCGAGGAGAATTTACTCATTGGGGGCTCGCTCAAGCGCGCAAGGGCTCGCAGGTCGGGCAACATGCAGCAGGTCTATGGTCTCTTCCCGCGATTGCTGGAGAGGCGGCTGCAGGCCGCGGGCACGCTGTCCGGCGGCGAGCAGCAGATGCTCGCGATCGGCCGCGCCATCATGGCCGAACCCGAGCTCATCATGCTTGACGAACCCTCGATCGGGCTTTCGCCGGCGCTGACCAGCGCAATGTTCGATATCGTCAAGATGCTGCATGCCAAGAAGACCACGATCCTGCTGGTCGAGCAGAACGTTGCGGACTCGCTCTCGATCGGAGACCGTGGCTATGTGCTCGAGAACGGAAATGTTGTTCTTGAAGGCACCGGCGCCGCTCTACTCAGTAACCAGGATGTCCGGCGTGCCTATCTCGGGCTTTGA